From a region of the Synechococcus sp. RS9916 genome:
- a CDS encoding sodium-dependent transporter, with amino-acid sequence MAVKEHWGSRLGFVLAAAGSAVGLGNLWGFAYRASQGGGGAFLLLYLLIVLVVCLPVLVAEMALGRSTGHSPLLAPVTAAGRRWQPMGWLFITAACGILAFYAVLMGWTLTTLVHALMDGLPKNEAEATAFYDGLSGGRSALLGQGISLLLTAVVVAAGVKGGIERLSRWGLPLLFAMLIGLVIWSGNLPDALSGYNTFLLRWDASYLVDLTTIRHAFEQAFFSIGTGIGCILCYSAYLDRKARLPKEAVAIVGMDTAVGLLAGMVTFPIVMSFDLSDLVGSRPLGAIFIALPTGLSSLQGTGLAVAVIFFALAFIAGITSAVSLLEVPVASLMDSLGWSRTQAVCVSATLIFILGLPAATSTPVLWWMASVFGGVLLVLGGLLICLLIGWSAPDRFREDLAQSGTPVGQRRLLLFSLRWVAPLVIAVGLVVSLVDLVRGWLGAA; translated from the coding sequence ATGGCGGTGAAGGAGCACTGGGGCTCAAGGTTGGGATTTGTGCTGGCGGCCGCTGGCAGTGCGGTTGGCCTTGGAAACCTCTGGGGGTTTGCCTACAGGGCTTCCCAGGGGGGTGGTGGCGCGTTTCTGCTGCTGTACCTGCTGATTGTGTTGGTGGTCTGCCTGCCGGTGCTGGTGGCTGAGATGGCTTTGGGCCGTAGCACCGGTCACAGTCCTCTGCTGGCACCTGTCACTGCTGCTGGTCGCCGCTGGCAACCGATGGGGTGGCTTTTTATCACGGCTGCGTGCGGAATCCTTGCGTTTTACGCCGTGTTGATGGGTTGGACGCTGACCACCCTGGTCCATGCGCTGATGGATGGTCTTCCCAAAAATGAGGCCGAAGCCACTGCGTTTTACGACGGACTGAGTGGTGGTCGTTCTGCTCTTTTAGGTCAGGGGATCAGTTTGCTTCTCACAGCAGTTGTTGTCGCTGCTGGGGTGAAAGGGGGGATCGAACGGCTCTCGCGCTGGGGGCTGCCTTTGCTCTTTGCCATGTTGATCGGTTTGGTGATCTGGTCTGGAAATCTGCCAGATGCTCTGAGCGGTTACAACACCTTTTTGCTTCGTTGGGATGCCTCCTACTTGGTTGACTTAACTACCATTCGCCATGCATTCGAGCAGGCATTCTTCTCGATTGGAACTGGCATTGGTTGCATTCTTTGTTACTCGGCATATCTCGATCGCAAGGCTCGTTTGCCTAAGGAAGCAGTCGCCATCGTGGGCATGGACACTGCAGTCGGCTTGCTGGCCGGCATGGTCACGTTCCCAATCGTGATGAGTTTTGACTTGTCTGATCTTGTGGGATCTCGACCCTTAGGTGCCATCTTTATTGCATTGCCTACGGGACTGTCCTCACTACAGGGCACAGGACTTGCTGTTGCGGTGATCTTTTTTGCTCTGGCCTTTATCGCCGGCATTACTTCAGCGGTGTCATTGCTGGAAGTTCCTGTCGCCTCATTGATGGATTCACTTGGCTGGAGTCGAACGCAAGCTGTCTGCGTCTCGGCGACGTTGATTTTTATTCTTGGCTTACCGGCTGCAACATCCACCCCCGTTTTGTGGTGGATGGCATCGGTGTTTGGAGGCGTGTTGCTGGTGCTGGGCGGCCTGCTGATTTGCCTCTTGATCGGATGGAGCGCTCCCGATCGTTTTCGAGAGGACCTTGCTCAATCCGGCACGCCGGTGGGTCAGCGCAGATTGTTGCTGTTCAGCTTGCGCTGGGTTGCACCCCTGGTGATTGCCGTTGGTCTTGTCGTCAGCCTTGTGGATCTGGTTCGCGGTTGGCTCGGTGCGGCTTAA
- a CDS encoding 1-deoxy-D-xylulose-5-phosphate reductoisomerase, with protein sequence MKAISVLGSTGSIGTQTLDIARDFPDQYKVVALTAGRNLALLVEQIQEYRPEVVALADTALLPELQKRLKAAGVDEAATPQLVGGPDGLNVAASWESADLVVTGIVGCAGLLPTLAAIRAGKDLALANKETLIAAGPVVLPELKKSGSRLLPADSEHSAIFQCLQGTPWADNARLSTGVPTPGLRRIQLTASGGAFRDWDARDLEKATVADATSHPNWSMGRKITVDSASLMNKGLEVIEAHYLFGLDYDHIEIVIHPQSIIHSMIELADSSVLAQLGWPDMKLPILYCLSWPERQETPWRRLDLTEVGQLSFRKPDPAKYPCMELAYAAGRAGGTMPAVMNAANEEAVAQFLEEKIHFLDIPVVIEAACERHKTDLIDHPQLDDVLAVDQWARQAVREQVSRGTRRMPAVLAA encoded by the coding sequence GTGAAAGCCATCAGCGTGCTGGGCTCCACGGGCTCGATCGGCACCCAAACCCTCGACATCGCCAGGGACTTTCCCGATCAGTACAAAGTGGTGGCGCTCACCGCCGGGCGCAACCTGGCCCTGCTGGTGGAGCAGATCCAGGAATATCGCCCAGAAGTGGTGGCCCTGGCCGACACGGCCCTGCTCCCGGAACTGCAGAAGCGCCTCAAGGCTGCAGGTGTTGATGAGGCAGCGACACCCCAATTGGTGGGTGGCCCTGATGGATTGAATGTGGCGGCCTCCTGGGAGAGCGCCGATCTGGTGGTCACCGGGATCGTGGGCTGCGCCGGTCTTCTGCCGACCCTGGCCGCAATCCGTGCCGGAAAGGATCTGGCCCTAGCCAACAAGGAAACCCTGATCGCCGCCGGACCGGTGGTGCTGCCAGAGCTGAAGAAGAGCGGCAGCCGTCTGCTGCCCGCCGACTCGGAGCATTCCGCCATCTTCCAGTGCCTGCAGGGGACCCCCTGGGCTGACAATGCCCGCCTCTCCACGGGTGTGCCCACACCGGGCCTGCGCCGCATTCAGCTCACTGCTTCCGGTGGTGCCTTCCGCGACTGGGATGCCCGTGATCTCGAAAAGGCCACGGTGGCCGACGCCACCTCACACCCCAACTGGAGCATGGGACGCAAGATCACCGTTGACTCCGCCTCCTTGATGAACAAGGGGCTCGAGGTGATCGAAGCCCACTACCTCTTCGGCCTCGATTACGACCACATCGAGATCGTGATCCATCCCCAATCGATCATCCACTCGATGATTGAGCTGGCAGATTCCTCTGTGCTGGCCCAATTGGGCTGGCCCGACATGAAGCTGCCGATCCTCTACTGCTTGAGCTGGCCGGAACGCCAGGAAACCCCTTGGCGGCGCCTCGATCTCACCGAAGTTGGCCAGCTAAGCTTCCGCAAACCCGATCCAGCCAAATATCCCTGCATGGAGCTGGCCTATGCCGCAGGCCGGGCCGGAGGAACCATGCCGGCGGTGATGAATGCCGCCAACGAAGAGGCTGTGGCTCAGTTCCTCGAGGAGAAGATCCACTTCCTCGATATCCCTGTGGTGATCGAAGCGGCCTGCGAACGCCACAAAACCGACTTAATCGATCATCCTCAGCTCGATGACGTGCTGGCCGTGGACCAATGGGCCCGTCAGGCCGTACGCGAACAGGTCAGCCGCGGCACACGCCGCATGCCGGCAGTCCTCGCGGCGTGA
- a CDS encoding ferredoxin translates to MTRSATAQPLISHHLLLCATPTKGKCCDPVDGSASWDALKRLVRELDLENPARAQGIVLRSKVDCLRVCEQGPVLLIWPDGIWYGGVSPERMDIILREHVLEGRPCQQWILKQTPLQPSLLGNEAVEASTQGRCSS, encoded by the coding sequence GTGACACGCTCAGCGACGGCACAACCGTTGATCAGTCACCACCTGCTGCTCTGCGCCACCCCGACCAAGGGGAAATGCTGTGATCCCGTCGATGGCAGCGCCAGCTGGGATGCCCTCAAGCGACTGGTGCGGGAGCTTGATCTCGAGAATCCGGCTCGCGCACAAGGCATCGTGCTGCGCTCAAAAGTCGACTGCCTGCGGGTGTGCGAGCAAGGACCCGTGCTGCTGATCTGGCCCGATGGAATCTGGTACGGCGGTGTCTCGCCAGAGCGGATGGACATCATCCTGCGGGAACACGTGCTGGAGGGCAGACCCTGCCAGCAGTGGATCCTGAAGCAGACCCCCTTGCAACCATCGCTGCTCGGCAACGAGGCCGTGGAAGCAAGCACTCAGGGCCGCTGTTCGAGCTGA
- a CDS encoding YheT family hydrolase, whose product MNLHASSVIDDPRLLKQLGVSVYRQRWPWLGGDLQTLRDTLRPVALPQDHGTPIQIAVPALASGAADAGHLLAYLDRPLGRDGSPDPAPKGLVVVLHGLGGSSRREGLRRLGLSLQGAGFAVLRLNLRGADPGRHLAGGTYAASCNSDLLPVLERARQLTSQLASEAAAAEPLPLYGAGISLGGTMLLNACLTSPGVLDGLFCASSPLDLAACSASIERPRNRIYQRWLLQRLVRQTLADPFGVSAQEAEQLGSSPPRSIRAFDAAVTAPRWGFASVDAYYRGASPLPQLLEQPDRLPPTLLLQAMDDPWVPAVSAEQLQASLAPSIGVGAASAQPLEVLLTARGGHNGFHGPGDRLLTGCWSDRVACAWLNQRCVLDQER is encoded by the coding sequence GTGAATCTGCACGCGTCCAGCGTGATCGACGACCCCCGGTTGCTGAAGCAGCTGGGGGTTTCTGTCTATCGACAGCGCTGGCCTTGGCTGGGAGGGGACTTGCAAACCCTCCGCGACACTTTGCGGCCCGTTGCACTTCCCCAAGACCACGGCACGCCGATTCAGATTGCGGTGCCGGCCTTGGCGAGTGGTGCAGCTGATGCCGGCCATCTGCTGGCCTATCTCGATCGGCCTCTCGGCCGCGACGGATCCCCAGATCCAGCCCCGAAAGGCCTCGTGGTGGTCCTGCATGGCCTAGGGGGATCCAGTCGCCGGGAAGGTTTGCGCCGCCTTGGGCTCAGCCTGCAGGGGGCTGGTTTTGCCGTGCTGCGTTTGAACCTGCGCGGTGCTGACCCAGGCCGTCATCTTGCCGGTGGCACCTATGCCGCTTCCTGCAACAGCGACCTGCTGCCGGTGCTGGAACGGGCACGACAGCTGACATCACAGTTGGCGAGCGAGGCCGCGGCTGCAGAGCCCCTGCCTCTCTATGGCGCTGGCATCTCCCTTGGGGGGACGATGCTGCTCAATGCCTGTCTGACGTCGCCAGGGGTGCTGGATGGTTTGTTCTGCGCCAGTAGCCCGCTCGATCTGGCGGCCTGCAGCGCCTCGATTGAGCGCCCCCGCAATCGCATCTATCAACGCTGGCTGCTGCAGCGCCTGGTGCGTCAGACCCTTGCCGATCCCTTTGGCGTCAGTGCCCAAGAAGCCGAGCAGTTGGGCAGTTCCCCGCCCCGCTCCATTCGGGCCTTCGATGCCGCTGTCACAGCCCCCCGTTGGGGGTTTGCGTCGGTTGACGCTTATTACCGTGGCGCCTCGCCGCTTCCGCAACTGCTGGAGCAGCCCGATCGCTTGCCCCCCACCTTGTTGCTGCAGGCAATGGATGACCCCTGGGTGCCTGCAGTCTCCGCTGAGCAGCTGCAGGCCTCGCTGGCGCCGAGCATCGGAGTCGGCGCGGCTTCAGCCCAGCCCCTGGAGGTGCTGCTCACGGCGCGCGGTGGTCACAACGGTTTCCATGGCCCAGGAGATCGCCTGCTGACGGGCTGCTGGTCCGATCGGGTTGCCTGTGCCTGGCTCAATCAGCGCTGTGTGCTGGATCAAGAGCGGTGA
- a CDS encoding NAD(P)(+) transhydrogenase (Re/Si-specific) subunit beta — protein sequence MEFLTYAIDLVAVLLLALGIKGLSKVRSARGANQVAAIAMALAVLGLLISYAGEPSFNAQAWTWIIGGTVVGGVLGAVMAQRVPMTSMPETVALFNGCGGMSSLLVALAAAFFPSALEASGMVAVVSIVISVFVGAITFTGSIVAMAKLQGWLSTPVWMQSKARHFVNIALAVACLVGAIELIANNGSSVQGLWLLVIASSVLGIGVTLPIGGADMPVVISLLNSYSGVAAAAAGFVVGSQLLIVAGAMVGAAGLILTQVMCNGMNRSLVSVLFGGALGASASSGGGGGEYTNITSCSVEECALTLEAAERVVIVPGYGLAVAQAQHTLREVTRSLEAAGIEVAYAIHPVAGRMPGHMNVLLAEADVPYEQLKEMDVINPEFPATDVVLVLGANDVVNPQAKNDPQSPLYGMPVLDVQQARTVFVVKRGMSAGYSGIKNDLFELGNTSMVFGDAKKVLGDLLVELKELGVGKK from the coding sequence ATGGAGTTCCTCACTTACGCAATCGACCTTGTTGCCGTTCTGCTTCTGGCGCTTGGCATCAAGGGGCTCTCCAAGGTGCGTTCTGCCCGGGGCGCCAATCAAGTCGCGGCCATCGCCATGGCCTTGGCTGTTCTGGGTTTGCTGATCAGCTACGCCGGCGAACCATCCTTCAATGCCCAGGCTTGGACCTGGATCATCGGTGGCACTGTCGTCGGTGGTGTGCTCGGCGCGGTCATGGCCCAGCGGGTGCCGATGACCTCCATGCCGGAGACCGTCGCCCTGTTCAACGGCTGCGGTGGCATGTCCTCGCTGCTGGTTGCGCTGGCTGCAGCCTTCTTCCCCAGCGCTCTTGAAGCCAGCGGCATGGTGGCCGTGGTGTCGATCGTGATCTCCGTGTTTGTCGGTGCGATCACCTTCACCGGATCAATCGTCGCCATGGCCAAGTTGCAGGGATGGCTCTCCACCCCTGTTTGGATGCAGAGCAAGGCGCGTCATTTCGTCAACATCGCCTTGGCCGTGGCTTGCCTTGTGGGCGCCATTGAGCTGATTGCCAACAACGGCTCCAGTGTTCAGGGCCTTTGGCTGCTGGTGATTGCCTCCAGCGTGTTGGGCATTGGCGTCACCCTGCCGATCGGCGGGGCCGACATGCCTGTGGTGATTTCGCTGCTCAACAGCTATTCCGGTGTGGCCGCTGCGGCCGCGGGTTTCGTGGTCGGTAGCCAGTTGTTGATCGTTGCTGGCGCCATGGTTGGTGCTGCCGGCCTGATCCTCACCCAGGTGATGTGCAATGGCATGAACCGTTCGCTTGTGTCGGTGCTCTTCGGTGGTGCACTCGGTGCCTCTGCTTCCTCCGGCGGCGGTGGTGGTGAGTACACCAACATCACCAGCTGCAGCGTCGAGGAATGTGCCCTCACCCTTGAAGCTGCTGAGCGTGTGGTGATCGTTCCGGGTTACGGCCTTGCTGTAGCTCAGGCTCAGCACACCCTGCGGGAAGTCACCCGGTCTCTGGAAGCTGCGGGCATCGAGGTGGCTTATGCGATCCACCCCGTGGCCGGGCGCATGCCAGGCCACATGAACGTGCTGCTGGCTGAGGCCGATGTGCCTTACGAGCAGCTCAAAGAGATGGATGTGATCAACCCTGAGTTCCCCGCCACCGATGTGGTGCTGGTGCTTGGCGCCAACGACGTGGTCAACCCTCAGGCCAAGAACGATCCCCAGTCGCCCCTCTACGGCATGCCTGTGCTGGATGTGCAGCAGGCCCGCACCGTGTTTGTGGTGAAGCGCGGCATGAGCGCCGGTTACTCCGGCATCAAAAACGACCTGTTTGAGCTGGGCAACACCTCGATGGTCTTCGGGGACGCCAAGAAGGTGCTGGGTGATCTGCTGGTCGAGCTCAAGGAGCTCGGCGTCGGCAAGAAGTGA
- a CDS encoding NAD(P) transhydrogenase subunit alpha, whose amino-acid sequence MDSLILLGAASAPQTPPLVNALWVLLLGSLLGLELIGKVPPTLHTPLMSGANAISGITVLAALTAIIKADGSVPLLVLGSVSLGFALFNVIGGFLVTDRMLAMFSRKPARKENR is encoded by the coding sequence ATGGATTCTCTGATTCTTCTGGGGGCGGCCAGCGCCCCGCAAACTCCCCCGTTGGTGAACGCCCTCTGGGTCTTGCTGTTGGGCAGCCTTCTGGGTCTTGAGCTGATCGGCAAGGTGCCCCCCACCCTGCACACGCCGTTGATGAGTGGCGCCAATGCGATCTCAGGGATCACGGTCTTGGCCGCCCTCACCGCAATCATCAAGGCCGATGGCAGCGTTCCGCTGCTGGTGCTGGGTTCTGTCTCTCTGGGCTTTGCCCTCTTCAACGTGATCGGTGGCTTCCTGGTCACTGACCGCATGCTCGCCATGTTCAGCCGTAAGCCCGCCCGCAAGGAGAACCGCTGA
- a CDS encoding Re/Si-specific NAD(P)(+) transhydrogenase subunit alpha: MILPRLLIPVETATAETRVAASPETVKKFIGLGCSVAIERGAGASAGFVDSAYTEAGAELVSVADAQAWGQADLLLCVQTPAAQNLARLRHGALVVGLLSPYSNQALASSLQSGGLSAMALELLPRISRAQSADALSSQANIAGYKSVLLASAALDRYFPMLMTAAGTVQPAKVVILGAGVAGLQAVATARRLGAVVFVSDIRPAVKEQVESLGARFIEPPELEDKPSESGGYAKQASEAFLAAQRQQLSDQLAEADVAICTAQVPGRQAPRLISEDMLDRMRPGSVVVDLAVAQGGNCADTKPSQTVDRKGVKLVGANDLPCTVPNHASALYARNLLALLEPTLKDGQLSLDPDDELIAGCLIAQDGSIRRGDVLTPGAN, from the coding sequence ATCTTGCCCAGACTCTTAATCCCTGTAGAGACAGCAACGGCGGAGACCCGTGTTGCTGCATCGCCAGAAACAGTCAAGAAATTCATCGGTCTGGGCTGTTCGGTGGCCATCGAACGCGGAGCCGGTGCTTCTGCTGGTTTCGTTGATTCTGCTTACACCGAAGCCGGTGCCGAGCTCGTGAGCGTTGCGGACGCTCAGGCCTGGGGTCAGGCAGACCTCCTCCTGTGTGTTCAAACCCCTGCGGCACAAAACCTGGCCCGCTTGCGCCATGGTGCCCTGGTGGTGGGATTGCTTTCCCCTTACAGCAACCAGGCGCTCGCCTCCTCCCTTCAAAGCGGTGGTCTGTCGGCCATGGCCCTCGAGCTGTTGCCCCGCATCAGCCGGGCCCAATCAGCCGATGCCCTCTCCTCGCAAGCCAACATCGCTGGCTACAAGTCGGTGCTGCTGGCATCTGCTGCACTCGACCGTTATTTCCCGATGCTGATGACAGCGGCGGGCACGGTGCAACCCGCCAAGGTGGTGATCCTGGGTGCCGGTGTGGCGGGTCTGCAGGCAGTGGCTACCGCCCGTCGTCTTGGGGCCGTGGTGTTCGTCAGCGACATCCGCCCCGCCGTGAAGGAGCAGGTGGAATCCCTCGGGGCCCGCTTCATCGAGCCTCCCGAGCTCGAGGACAAGCCTTCTGAATCGGGTGGCTACGCCAAGCAAGCCTCTGAAGCCTTTCTGGCCGCCCAGCGTCAACAGCTGTCGGATCAGCTGGCTGAAGCGGATGTGGCGATCTGTACCGCCCAGGTGCCTGGCCGCCAAGCTCCTCGCCTGATCAGCGAAGACATGCTGGATCGCATGCGCCCCGGTTCTGTTGTGGTTGATCTGGCGGTGGCTCAGGGCGGCAACTGCGCGGACACCAAGCCTTCCCAGACTGTGGATCGCAAGGGCGTGAAGCTGGTCGGTGCCAATGACCTGCCCTGCACGGTGCCCAACCACGCCAGTGCCCTGTATGCCCGCAATCTGCTGGCACTGCTGGAGCCCACCCTCAAGGACGGCCAGCTCAGCCTTGATCCCGACGATGAACTGATCGCCGGTTGTCTGATCGCTCAAGACGGCAGCATCCGTCGCGGCGACGTTCTCACCCCCGGAGCCAACTGA